A window from Ramlibacter pinisoli encodes these proteins:
- a CDS encoding Gfo/Idh/MocA family protein: MPTQRLGIIMHGVTGRMGMNQHLIRSIVAIRNQGGVQLSNGDRVMPDPILVGRNAEKMEALAKSQKIERWTTDLDKALANPDDTIFFDAGTTQMRPTLLAKAIRAGKHVYCEKPIATNLNEAVEIARLAEKSGLKHGAVQDKLFLPGLRKLDMLRRAGFFGRMLSVRLEFGYWVFEGDLQPIQRPSWNYREEDGGGMILDMMCHWRYVLDNLFGEVKSISCLGATHIPQRWDEAGKPYQATADDAAYAMAELVGHGGEPVVAQMNMSWATRVRRDDLVTFHVDGTHGSAVAGLQECRAQSRVTTPRPVWNPDVKQTMNFFEQWQEVPDSQVYDNGFKIQWEHFIRHVVENEPYKWTLPEGAKGVQLVEAALQSWKERRWVDVPALKV, from the coding sequence ATGCCCACCCAACGTCTCGGAATCATCATGCACGGCGTCACCGGACGCATGGGCATGAACCAGCACCTGATCCGGTCCATCGTCGCCATCCGCAACCAGGGCGGCGTGCAGCTGTCCAACGGCGACAGGGTCATGCCCGACCCCATCCTCGTCGGCCGCAATGCCGAGAAGATGGAGGCGCTGGCGAAGTCGCAGAAGATCGAACGCTGGACCACCGACCTGGACAAGGCGCTCGCCAATCCCGACGACACCATCTTCTTCGATGCCGGCACCACGCAGATGCGCCCGACGCTGCTGGCCAAGGCCATCCGCGCCGGCAAGCACGTGTACTGCGAAAAGCCGATCGCGACCAACCTGAACGAGGCGGTCGAGATCGCCCGGCTGGCTGAGAAGTCGGGCCTCAAGCACGGCGCCGTGCAGGACAAGCTGTTCCTGCCCGGGCTGCGCAAGCTCGACATGCTGCGCCGCGCCGGCTTCTTCGGCCGCATGCTGAGCGTGCGGCTCGAATTCGGCTACTGGGTGTTCGAAGGCGACCTGCAGCCGATCCAGCGTCCGAGCTGGAACTACCGTGAGGAAGACGGCGGCGGAATGATCCTGGACATGATGTGTCACTGGCGCTACGTGCTGGACAACCTGTTCGGCGAGGTGAAGTCGATCTCCTGCCTGGGCGCCACCCACATCCCGCAGCGCTGGGACGAAGCCGGCAAACCGTACCAGGCCACCGCCGACGACGCGGCCTATGCCATGGCGGAACTGGTGGGCCATGGCGGCGAGCCGGTGGTCGCCCAGATGAACATGTCGTGGGCCACCCGCGTGCGCCGCGACGACCTGGTGACCTTCCACGTCGACGGCACCCACGGGTCCGCGGTGGCCGGCCTGCAGGAATGCCGGGCCCAGAGCCGCGTCACCACGCCGCGGCCGGTGTGGAACCCGGACGTCAAGCAGACCATGAACTTCTTCGAGCAGTGGCAGGAAGTGCCGGACTCGCAGGTCTACGACAACGGCTTCAAGATCCAGTGGGAGCACTTCATCCGGCACGTGGTCGAGAACGAGCCGTACAAGTGGACCCTGCCCGAAGGCGCCAAGGGCGTGCAGCTGGTCGAGGCCGCGCTGCAGTCCTGGAAGGAGCGCCGCTGGGTCGACGTGCCCGCACTGAAGGTCTGA
- a CDS encoding dihydrodipicolinate synthase family protein → MALSLTLPAAAGGNLARYTLRGNAPVLPAQGVRFDRIAYSAAHVVADPRAAIDPWLQAAVDWDATIGYRRRLWALGLGVAEAMDTAQRGMGLDWPTSLELIRRSLDAARDVPGALVASGCGTDHLALDEVRSVDDVIRGYDEQMAAIEKLGGRLIVMASRALARVARGPADYERVYDHILRQARQPVVLHWLGEMFDPALAGYWGSADTDRAMDTALGVIAANASKVDGIKISLLDKDKEIAMRRRLPAGVRMYTGDDFNYAELIAGDGFGSEPTHGKSDALLGIFDAIAPAASAALGELAQGNLERFHTILGPTVPLSRHIFAAPTRFYKTGVVFMAWLNGHQDHFTMVGGQQSTRSLPHLAELFRLADAADLLEKPDLAVRRMQTLLALHGIED, encoded by the coding sequence ATGGCGCTGTCCCTCACCCTGCCCGCCGCCGCCGGCGGCAACCTCGCGCGCTACACGCTGCGCGGCAACGCGCCGGTTCTCCCCGCCCAGGGCGTGCGGTTCGACCGCATCGCCTACTCGGCCGCGCACGTGGTGGCCGATCCCCGCGCTGCCATCGACCCCTGGCTGCAGGCCGCCGTCGACTGGGACGCGACCATCGGCTACCGCCGGCGCCTGTGGGCGCTCGGCCTCGGTGTCGCGGAAGCCATGGACACCGCCCAGCGCGGCATGGGGCTGGACTGGCCCACTTCGCTCGAACTGATCCGGCGTTCGCTCGATGCGGCGCGCGACGTTCCGGGCGCCCTGGTCGCCTCCGGCTGCGGCACCGACCACCTGGCCCTGGACGAGGTGCGCTCGGTCGACGACGTGATCCGCGGCTACGACGAGCAGATGGCTGCCATCGAGAAGCTCGGCGGGCGGCTCATCGTCATGGCCAGCCGCGCCCTCGCCCGCGTGGCCCGCGGCCCGGCCGATTACGAACGGGTCTACGACCACATCCTGCGCCAGGCCCGGCAGCCGGTCGTCCTGCACTGGCTGGGCGAGATGTTCGATCCGGCGCTGGCCGGCTACTGGGGCAGCGCCGACACCGACCGGGCGATGGACACCGCGCTCGGCGTCATCGCCGCCAACGCGTCCAAGGTCGACGGCATCAAGATTTCCCTGCTCGACAAGGACAAGGAAATCGCGATGCGCCGACGCCTGCCGGCCGGCGTGCGCATGTACACCGGCGACGACTTCAACTACGCCGAGCTGATCGCCGGCGACGGCTTCGGCAGCGAACCGACCCACGGCAAGAGCGACGCCCTGCTGGGCATCTTCGACGCCATCGCACCGGCGGCCAGTGCGGCGCTGGGCGAACTGGCGCAGGGCAACCTGGAGCGCTTCCACACCATCCTCGGCCCCACCGTTCCGCTGTCGCGGCACATCTTTGCGGCGCCCACGCGCTTCTACAAGACCGGCGTCGTGTTCATGGCCTGGCTCAACGGCCACCAGGACCACTTCACCATGGTCGGCGGCCAGCAGAGCACCCGCAGCCTGCCGCACCTGGCCGAGCTGTTCCGCCTGGCCGATGCTGCCGACCTGCTGGAGAAGCCGGACCTGGCCGTGCGCCGCATGCAGACGCTGCTGGCGCTGCACGGCATCGAGGACTGA
- a CDS encoding Bug family tripartite tricarboxylate transporter substrate binding protein — protein sequence MSRLLRWTAAIGLSLAALGASAQAWPARPVKVIIPFPPGGTLDTLGRSLAQKLSEQLGQPFVVENKPGGNGTIGADQVAKAQADGYTLLFNASTFVSAPMTMKSVPYSVTRDFAPIALVAKAPLSVAVNKDLPITDLKSLQAYGKANPGKLTFAVGSIGSAGHLATELLKRSAGVDYTVIPYKGTAPAFQDLIGGQIAGFIDPILGSLQYHRSGMLRVIAVTSDKRTPNLPDVPTVAETLPGYDFYSWYGLWAPAKAPAEIVQRLNAEVNKALAGEIRDKFTPQGLVFSPGSADEFARFQAADMARAQKIITDGNIRVE from the coding sequence ATGTCGAGACTACTGCGTTGGACGGCGGCCATCGGCCTTTCGCTCGCGGCCCTGGGGGCATCGGCCCAGGCCTGGCCGGCACGGCCGGTGAAGGTGATCATCCCGTTCCCGCCGGGGGGCACCCTCGACACCCTCGGCCGCAGCCTGGCACAGAAGCTGTCGGAGCAGCTGGGCCAGCCGTTCGTGGTCGAGAACAAGCCCGGTGGCAACGGCACCATCGGCGCCGACCAGGTGGCCAAGGCGCAAGCCGACGGCTACACGCTGCTGTTCAACGCCTCCACCTTCGTCAGCGCCCCGATGACGATGAAGTCCGTGCCGTACAGCGTGACGCGCGACTTCGCTCCGATCGCGCTGGTCGCCAAGGCGCCGCTGTCGGTCGCCGTCAACAAGGACCTGCCCATCACCGACCTGAAGTCGCTGCAGGCCTACGGCAAGGCCAATCCCGGCAAGCTGACCTTCGCCGTCGGCTCGATCGGATCGGCAGGCCACCTGGCCACCGAACTGCTCAAGCGTTCGGCGGGGGTCGACTACACGGTGATCCCCTACAAGGGCACGGCACCGGCCTTCCAGGACCTGATCGGCGGCCAGATCGCCGGCTTCATCGACCCCATCCTCGGTTCGCTGCAATACCACCGCAGCGGCATGCTGCGCGTCATCGCCGTCACCTCGGACAAGCGCACGCCCAACCTGCCCGACGTCCCGACGGTCGCCGAGACCCTGCCGGGGTACGACTTCTACAGCTGGTACGGCCTGTGGGCGCCGGCCAAGGCGCCGGCGGAGATCGTGCAGCGCCTGAACGCCGAGGTGAACAAGGCGCTGGCCGGCGAGATCCGCGACAAGTTCACGCCGCAGGGCCTGGTCTTCTCGCCCGGCTCGGCCGACGAGTTCGCGCGCTTCCAGGCCGCCGACATGGCGCGGGCGCAGAAGATCATCACGGACGGCAATATCCGTGTCGAATGA
- a CDS encoding SDR family oxidoreductase: protein MSNEAPLAAVTGSSSGIGLAVAQALLEQGWRVIGLDRAPAALDAAGFRHHAIDLTDAAALEGAAIAARGAAALVHAAGVLRVGPLGELQPDDGTLMWKLHVDAASRLADRLVPPMAAAGRGRVVLVGSRVARGMAGRSQYAATKAALVSLARSWAAELAPRGVTVNVVSPAATRTAMLADPARGSVAPRPTPLGRLIEPSEVASLVAFLLSPAAAAITGQDIQVCGGASLDR from the coding sequence GTGTCGAATGAGGCGCCCCTCGCGGCCGTCACCGGCAGCAGCTCGGGCATCGGGCTGGCGGTAGCGCAGGCCCTGCTGGAACAGGGCTGGCGCGTGATCGGTCTCGATCGCGCGCCGGCTGCGCTCGATGCGGCGGGGTTCCGCCACCATGCAATCGACCTCACCGACGCCGCGGCCCTGGAGGGCGCGGCAATCGCGGCCCGCGGCGCCGCCGCGCTCGTCCATGCGGCCGGCGTGCTGCGCGTGGGGCCGCTGGGCGAACTGCAGCCGGACGACGGCACCCTGATGTGGAAGCTGCATGTCGATGCCGCCAGCCGGCTGGCCGACCGGCTGGTGCCGCCGATGGCCGCGGCCGGCCGCGGCCGGGTGGTCCTGGTGGGCAGCCGGGTCGCCCGCGGCATGGCCGGCCGCAGCCAGTACGCCGCGACCAAGGCCGCCCTCGTCTCGCTCGCCCGCAGTTGGGCTGCCGAGCTCGCGCCCCGCGGCGTCACCGTGAACGTGGTGTCGCCGGCGGCCACCCGCACCGCCATGCTCGCCGATCCGGCGCGCGGCTCGGTCGCGCCGCGGCCCACGCCCCTGGGCCGCCTCATCGAACCCTCGGAGGTGGCGTCGCTCGTCGCCTTCCTGCTCTCGCCGGCCGCAGCCGCCATCACCGGCCAGGACATCCAGGTGTGCGGCGGCGCATCGCTGGACCGTTGA